The Bacteroidota bacterium DNA segment CCATTCAATGGTTTGCTCGAATGTTGTTGACCTTGCATTTTTGCGAACATCACCATACTTGAATTTTTTGTTTTCTTTTGCTATTTGTCGAGGTATGGAGATCCATAGTTCAGAAGTTTTTATTGATTGCGATTTTTCAGTATGTTTTGAAAAATCTCTTTTGTAGGCTTCGACTATTTCATTTTGAATTTTTCTGGCTTCTGTAATGTCTTTATTATGAAAATAATTTTGTAGAACTTCAGGCATTCCTCCTAAGAATATGTACATTTTAAGAAGTCGAAGGATTTTTTCGTGCAAGATTTCGGGAAAAGGTTCAACTTTTTTCACAGATAAAAGCTTCTCTGCCAGCAATTCCTCGTCCGAAGCAATAAGAAATTCTATAAAATTCATCGGGTAGAGTGTCATGAAATTTACTTTTCCTACAGGGAAACTGGTTTTTTTGCCAACACTCACCCCCAGTAAAGAACCCGCTG contains these protein-coding regions:
- a CDS encoding ATP-binding protein, with protein sequence MKRSLYKNLLVWKNSQNRKPLLLQGARQVGKTYLISEFGQKEYSNYIYLNFEQDPNLSTLFKNELKPQEIINNISLYIGKKIAFSDTLIFFDEIQTVPEVLTSLKYFCEQGPYYHIVAAGSLLGVSVGKKTSFPVGKVNFMTLYPMNFIEFLIASDEELLAEKLLSVKKVEPFPEILHEKILRLLKMYIFLGGMPEVLQNYFHNKDITEARKIQNEIVEAYKRDFSKHTEKSQSIKTSELWISIPRQIAKENKKFKYGDVRKNARSTTFEQTIEWLRKAGLINVVYNITVPNLHNS